One genomic window of Pocillopora verrucosa isolate sample1 chromosome 8, ASM3666991v2, whole genome shotgun sequence includes the following:
- the LOC136283053 gene encoding 1-phosphatidylinositol 4,5-bisphosphate phosphodiesterase delta-1-like translates to MAQEYAFETTDFPLILSLENHCCEQQQAIMADIFVSELGDMLATNNLCDEMSINTLPSPNQLKRKILLKGKIKVKKKHKISTAITPIISGLTPRVKKTSRVLVSSQSEAMLARTPSSQSLGTRLRSSTTTTLTEDKSSTSEEQYHIVPLEDAMGKLIVYMRAVPYKRSEVSGDCCEMYSFNDGAAQDAITGHPRDILYLANKHIVRTYPKGSRVDSSNYNPQTMWNAGIQMVAINFQKPDFSMHLNQGKFRKNGGCGYILKPDSLRDREKSNYHPMIKESPKNGKSCYFTIEPILGFSPLKFLCWVPGPILWDLLVMGLPVMGVAPSQGADWTYTMVKCLRMWKRCVGQFFCCQVLSGQYLHLDQDSYLPIRVDIEIVGVPQDCASLSTEPTMDKLNPQFENAKRLFKIIMPELCLVYFKVHLLNRNKSRIIFQNVLSLDSLRPGLHYIRLRSPTGVEIPHSGLFVRIKLQEFEPSSCIVKGTSRERLLTF, encoded by the exons ATGGCCCAG GAGTATGCCTTTGAGACAACagattttcctttgattttgtccCTAGAGAATCACTGCTGTGAGCAACAACAA GCGATCATGGCTGACATTTTTGTCTCTGAGCTTGGTGATATGCTGGCAACAAATAACCTCTGTGATGAGATGAGTATCAATACTCTTCCTTCACCAAATCAGctcaagagaaaaattttgctGAAAGGCAAGATTAAAGTCAAGAAAAAG CACAAGATATCAACTGCCATTACTCCTATAATCTCC GGTCTTACTCCAAGGGTAAAGAAGACCAGCAGAGTGCTAGTTTCAAGTCAG TCTGAAGCAATGTTGGCAAGAACACCTTCATCACAGTCACTCGGTACTAGATTGAGATCTTCAACAACAACCACATTGACAGAAGACAAG AGCTCAACAAGTGAAGAGCAGTATCATATA GTCCCATTAGAAGATGCCATGGGAAAACTGATTGTGTATATGCGTGCAGTTCCTTACAAGAGGAGTGAAGTCTCTGGTGACTGCTGTGAGATGTACTCATTTAATGATGGAGCAGCACAAGATGCCATTACAGGGCATCCAAGAG ATATTTTGTATTTGGCTAACAAGCACATTGTCAGAACATACCCCAAAGGTTCAAGAGTGGACTCGTCAAACTATAATCCCCAGACCATGTGGAATGCTGGCATTCAAATGGTGgcaattaattttcaaaaaccaG ATTTTAGCATGCATCTAAACCAAGGAAAGTTCAGGAAGAATGGAGGATGTGGTTATATTTTAAAACCTGATTCTTTGAGAGACAGAG AGAAGTCAAATTATCACCCAATGATTAAGGAAAGTCCTAAGAATGGAAAATCATGTTACTTCACCATTGAG CCTATTCTGGGTTTTTCTCCCCTTAAATTTCTGTGTTGGGTGCCTGGTCCTATTCTGTGGGACCTCTTGGTTATGGGTTTGCCTGTCATGGGTGTGGCACCCAGTCAAGGTGCTGATTGGACTTACACAATGGTCAAATGTCTGCGCATGTGGAAACGTTGTGTTGGCCAATTTTTTTGCTGTCAG GTGTTATCAGGGCAATATTTGCACTTGGATCAGGACTCTTATCTTCCAATTCGTGTTGATATTGAGATAGTTGGTGTCCCACAGGATTGTGCATCGCTCAGCACAGAG CCAACTATGGACAAGCTGAATCCCCAGTTTGAGAATGCCAAGCGTCTCTTTAAAATAATCATGCCGGAATTG TGTCTGGTTTACTTCAAAGTCCATCTGCTGAACagaaacaaaagcagaattatttttcaaaatgtactTTCTTTGGACAGTCTTAGACCAG